A genomic window from Nicotiana sylvestris chromosome 11, ASM39365v2, whole genome shotgun sequence includes:
- the LOC104232868 gene encoding uncharacterized protein produces MDLDFALTEEKPTEPTTTGTASEKAKYEKWMKANKLILMIMKSTSDHIKGAIKFNGNAKDFLSAIGQEFLESDKAEIGSLIDSLSTIKYDLVSSVCDHIMKLVNIATKLNNLGVTIIDDFLVHQSLRSLPEQFNQLKTTYNAQNDNGVLMSLLLFVW; encoded by the coding sequence ATGGACCTGGACTTTGCATTGACTGAAGAGAAACCTACTGAACCCACAACTACTGGCACTGCAAGTGAAAAGGCTAAGTATGAGAAATGGATGAAGGCTAACAAATTGATCCTTATGATCATGAAGTCCACTTCTGATCACATAAAAGGTGCAATCAAGTTTAATGGAAATGCAAAGGATTTCTTGAGTGCCATTGGACAGGAATTCCTAGAATCTGATAAAGCTGAGATAGGTAGCCTGATTGATTCCCTGTCTACCATAAAGTATGACCTTGTAAGTAGTGTCTGTGATCATATTATGAAATTGGTTAACATTGCTACCAAACTGAATAATTTAGGTGTAACCATTATCGATGATTTTCTTGTTCATCAATCCCTAAGGTCTCTTCCTGAGCAGTTTAACCAGCTTAAGACAACTTATAATGCACAAAATGATAATGGAGTGTTGATGAGCTTATTACTATTTGTGTGGTAG